From Antedon mediterranea chromosome 9, ecAntMedi1.1, whole genome shotgun sequence, a single genomic window includes:
- the LOC140059265 gene encoding galactosylceramide sulfotransferase-like gives MNTNGDNITHECNVVKHIVFVKTHKTASTTIASIFQRFGYSRNLTFAIPQKGHTFSILDLFKREMVFSVSSGNKMRKQPLDSYHLLTNHARYNRKEMDVVIHAAMYVTIIREPVANFESTFGYFDAEKLLKVPQNINSLEIFFLNPNKFVARTFFGWQRARNGQLFDLGLSHEDYDDQVKVQNKIKHLDSEFDLVLITEYFDESLILLKKLMCWSFEDILYVSKGIRSASHRYALNDELQAKIREWNHADVMLYNHFNKTFWRKIKEYGDSFQKDLSEFRNKQRTVLSHCVDDRNVDDSDRRENKFILKSDAIVRVFCKALLRGYVEYTRFIRNTMVNRDMGSL, from the coding sequence ATGAATACTAACGGTGACAACATAACACATGAGTGCAATGTAGTAAAGCACattgtatttgtaaaaacacacaaaacagcaaGCACTACCATAGCTTCAATCTTTCAGCGGTTTGGTTATTCAAGAAATTTAACATTTGCCATCCCTCAGAAGGGACATACTTTTTCTATCTTAGACTTATTCAAGCGTGAAATGGTATTTTCAGTTTCATCAGGAAATAAAATGCGTAAGCAACCATTAGATAGTTACCATCTCCTTACCAACCATGCAAGGTACAACCGTAAGGAAATGGATGTGGTTATACATGCTGCAATGTATGTCACAATCATTCGTGAACCAGTAGCAAACTTTGAATCGACTTTTGGATATTTTGATGCAGAAAAGCTGTTAAAAGTACCGCAAAATATAAATTctttagaaatattttttttaaatccaaatAAGTTTGTAGCGCGAACATTCTTTGGTTGGCAAAGAGCTAGAAACGGCCAGTTGTTTGACCTTGGGTTAAGTCACGAAGACTATGACGATCAGGTCAAAGTTCAGAACAAAATCAAACATCTAGACTCGGAATTTGATTTAGTTCTTATCACAGAATACTTTGATGAATCTTTGATATTATTGAAGAAGTTGATGTGTTGGAGTTTCGAAGATATTCTCTACGTTTCTAAAGGAATACGAAGTGCTAGTCATCGATACGCCCTCAACGATGAACTTCAAGCAAAAATACGCGAATGGAACCATGCTGACGTCATGTTGTATAACCACTTTAATAAGACGTTTTGGAGAAAAATTAAAGAATATGGAGACAGTTTTCAAAAAGATCTTTCTGAATTCAGGAACAAACAGCGAACAGTGTTGAGTCATTGTGTTGATGACCGGAATGTCGATGATTCGGATAGACGAGAGAACAAGTTCATTCTGAAATCAGACGCAATTGTTCGCGTTTTTTGTAAAGCACTGCTAAGAGGTTATGTTGAATACACTCGATTTATTCGAAATACCATGGTTAATAGAGATATGGGTAGCTTGTAA